The sequence TGCCGAATTGCGACTAGAACGTCAAGGGCCATCATTTCCTGCTAAGCATCAGCGACCGCTCCCGCTTCAGTCGGAAACCAGGCGCGGGACCAGACCATGGAGCGAGCGCTCCGGCGTGGCGGCCGAGTTTCAAGCGGGGCAGTCGAGTTGGTGATCAAGGCTGAACATAGCACAGCCTCCCACGCTTGAAGGGGGGACGCCGTGTGCTGGCCGCCCGCCGGCCGGGCTGTCACGTCTGGTGTCGTTGGATCGACAGCGCGGCTTCATGCGGCCGTCCCCAGTCGCCGTCGGCTAGCCGCCGGGCCAAAGCCATGGCGCCGTCCAGGGGCGACCCCGCCGCCGGACAGAGGGAAACGCCGGGCCGCAGCTGTCTGAACGCCGCTTCGAAGGGCTCGACCAAGACCGCCCCCAAACGGAAGAGACCGCCTGAATAGGCCGCCTGGCCATCGGCTCCCGGCACCAGCGCCGCATTCAGAGTCTGCGCCAGCAACTCCGCGGCACGGGCCAGTATGGCGCCCGCGATAGCGTCACCGGCGGCGGCGAGCCGCGCCACGTCATCGGCGAAGGCTGCCATCCGGCCGGCTCGGTCGCCTGCGGTGTAGAGCTGGACGGGCCAACTTTCGACTGGTCCGAACCGCCCCACAGCCCTCTCCGCCAAGCCCGGCGAGCCCAACGAAGCCCTGCCGTCCAGCGCTGCCGCCGCCGCCCGCAACGCCGCCATCCCGATCCAGACACCGCCGCCCAGATCTCCGATCAAGTGGCCCCAACCGTCGACCCGCCGCCAAACGGAATCGAAGTCGGTGCCGAGGGCCACCGCGCCCGTGCCGGCCGACAACACCGCACCGGCCGCCCCGCGTAGAGCGGCTAAGTGAGCCGTGACGAAGTCCGCCGCCAGAGCCGTGACCTCGGCGCCGGTCATGTCCCTCAGCAATCGGTGCAACGGCTCCGCGCTGCCGACCAACGTGACCAGCCCGGTGACACCTCCCGCGCAGGCCAGCACACCCTCTTCGCGCAGTGCCGGACGCGCCGCCGCGAGATCTGCCAGCAGAGCCCGAATGGAATCGCCGGCCGCGCTGCCTTCCGCGTTGACGGAGGCGCGCGGCCCCTCGGTCGAATACCGCCCCGAGCCGTCAGCGCGGCAGGCCGTCAAGCGCGCGCCCGTGCCGCCAACGTCGATCGCCACCAGCCAACATCCGCTCACTTGCTCATCCCCGCGGTCAAACCGGTGACTATTTGCTTCGTCGCCACCAGGAACAGCAAGATCAGCGGAACTGTGGCGATGCTCAAGCCGGCGAACAGCGTCGCATAATCGGTTTGGAACTCGCCGAAGAAGGACGTGATGCCCACCGGGATGGTCCGCTTCGACGAGTCCCTGATGAGGATCAGCGGGTAGAAGAAGTCGTTCCACACAGGCACGAAGCGGAACACGATCACGGTGGCCACCGCGGGCTTGACCAACGGGAGCATGACGCGGGTGAAGATCTGGAAGATGTTGGCCCCGTCAATACGCGCCGCCTCTTCCAACTCGATCGGCGTGGAACGGAAGAACGCCGCCAACACGAAGGTGGAGAAGGGAATGCCGAGGGCGGCGTAAACCAGAGTCAGCCCCGTCAGCGTGGAGATCATGCCGAGCGAATCGAGGAGAAAGAATATCGGCAGGATCGCCAAATACACCGGCAGCATGAGCCCCGACATGAAGACCGCTTCGATGGATCGCAGCACTTTGCTCCGCGACCGGGCAAAAGCGTACGCCGCCAACAGCGAAACCGCCGTCGAGAGCAGCACCGACAAAACGGTGACAAGCATTGAATTGACGAAATACGTGTCGAACGATGCCGTCACCCAGGCTTTGTGATAAGACGTGAATTGTGGAGGCCAAGGGCCGCCGAGCGGGTCTTTCGCCATGTCCTGGGTGGTCCGCAACGAGTTGGAAGCCATCAGCAGCAAAGGCCCGATCGCAAAGGCCGCGTAGGCCCAAAGTGTGCAATAGACCAGGACCCGCGACCCTCGCACGGGTCTGCGGCGTCCTGAGCCGCCACGCCCTGAACGGGGGCCTGGTCTTTCCGGCGCAGGCCTGGGCGACCGGATCGCCTCCTCACCGGCGCGCGCGCTCACGTCAGCTTCCTCTCCCAGCGACGCATCAGGCCGGTCACAACCACCGCAACGCCGAAGATGAATGCGAACAGGAGCATGGCCACCGCCGAGGAAATGCCGTTCGAGTTGGTCGAGCCGCTCTGGAAGGCGGTCCGGTAGAAGAGCAGGGAAAGCACGTCTGTCGCCTTGGCGGGATTTCCCAGCGAGCCTCCAACGGCGTAGGGGATTGCAAAAGCCTCCATCGCGCCGATGAAAGTCAGCACTGTGACGGTCCCGATCGCCGGCGTCAGAAGTGGGAACGTGACCCGCCAGAACTTCTGCCAAGCGTTGGCCCCGTCTAGGGCCGCAGCCTCTTCGAGGTCGTCGGGAATGCCGCCCATGGCGGCACCGTACAGCAAAACCGGAAAACCGATCCACTGCCAGGAGTTGATGAACACGATGACCCAAATAGCGAGGTGCGGATCACCCAGCCAGGGCAGAGCCAAGGCGTCCAATCCGAGGGCCTTGAGCGCGGCGTTGACCGGCCCGAACAGCGGCGACAGCAACAGCGTCCAGAGATACCCAATGACCAACGGGCTGACCAGATAGGGCATCGTGAAGAGAGTCTGGAACAGGCGTTTGAAATGGGGCAGACGGTGCAACAGCTGGGCCAAGGCCAAGCCGACGGTGTTTTGAAAAACCATGGCCCCGACAAACAGCATCAGGTTGTGCGCGAACGCCCGGGGCAAGTCGGTTTTGTAGGGGAGTTGAGTGAACAGGGCCACGTAGTTGTCAAGCCCGGCCCACCCGTCCCGCACTATTCCGCGCCAATTGAAGAAGGAGTAACTCAACGCGGTCGCCAGCGGATACAGCACCAAGACCGCGAATAGCACCATGGCCGGCAGCGCGAAGGCGAGGGCCGTCCCCGTGGGCATGCCGGCGCCTCTGGGTTGGCGCCGGACCTGTCCACGGGGACGTTTGTCGAGAGACATCTCGCAGGCTCAATCAGCTTTCAGGCGTGAACCACTGCGAGATCCCTTCCTGCAGGGCCGCAGCCGCTCCCGCCGCATCTTGATCACCCAAGAAGATCTTTTGGACTTCCTCGCCCAAGACGGCCGTTCCCATTGGTTCACCGTAGCGGAAGTTGACCAGCAGCAGATAGGAAGACGGGTGCTCTGTGAAGCCGTCCCACATCTCCTGCATCAGCGGGTCGTCGTAGGTCACTCCGGGAATTGGCGAGAACTGCTTGATCTCGTCAGCGAACAATTGCCCGAACTCGGCAGTGGCCATCCACTTGACGAGCTCGACCGCCGCGTCCCG is a genomic window of Bifidobacteriaceae bacterium containing:
- a CDS encoding carbohydrate ABC transporter permease; protein product: MRGSRVLVYCTLWAYAAFAIGPLLLMASNSLRTTQDMAKDPLGGPWPPQFTSYHKAWVTASFDTYFVNSMLVTVLSVLLSTAVSLLAAYAFARSRSKVLRSIEAVFMSGLMLPVYLAILPIFFLLDSLGMISTLTGLTLVYAALGIPFSTFVLAAFFRSTPIELEEAARIDGANIFQIFTRVMLPLVKPAVATVIVFRFVPVWNDFFYPLILIRDSSKRTIPVGITSFFGEFQTDYATLFAGLSIATVPLILLFLVATKQIVTGLTAGMSK
- a CDS encoding sugar ABC transporter permease, with the protein product MPTGTALAFALPAMVLFAVLVLYPLATALSYSFFNWRGIVRDGWAGLDNYVALFTQLPYKTDLPRAFAHNLMLFVGAMVFQNTVGLALAQLLHRLPHFKRLFQTLFTMPYLVSPLVIGYLWTLLLSPLFGPVNAALKALGLDALALPWLGDPHLAIWVIVFINSWQWIGFPVLLYGAAMGGIPDDLEEAAALDGANAWQKFWRVTFPLLTPAIGTVTVLTFIGAMEAFAIPYAVGGSLGNPAKATDVLSLLFYRTAFQSGSTNSNGISSAVAMLLFAFIFGVAVVVTGLMRRWERKLT